In Cellvibrio polysaccharolyticus, a genomic segment contains:
- the hemF gene encoding oxygen-dependent coproporphyrinogen oxidase — MSRSTTTAPDKEQVKAYLLDLQDRICQALAAEDGAATFVEDSWQRAEGGGGRSRVLTNGAVIEKGGVNFSHVHGTQMPASATAHRPELAGRAFEAMGVSLVIHPNNPYVPTSHANVRFFIAEKEGAEPVWWFGGGYDLTPYYGNEEDCQHWHQTAFDACQPFGEDVYPRYKQWCDEYFFLKHRGEARGVGGLFFDDVNEAGFEQSFAFMRAVGDSYVPAYQPIVARRKNLPWSERERQFQLYRRGRYVEFNLVYDRGTLFGLQTGGRTESILMSLPPLVRWEYDWQPEAGSPEAALYDQFLPPRNWLIQQ; from the coding sequence ATGTCCCGCTCTACCACCACTGCTCCCGACAAAGAACAGGTCAAAGCTTACCTGCTGGATTTGCAAGACCGTATTTGTCAGGCGCTGGCCGCCGAAGATGGCGCCGCCACCTTTGTTGAAGACAGCTGGCAGCGTGCAGAAGGTGGCGGTGGTCGCTCGCGGGTCTTGACCAACGGCGCGGTTATCGAAAAAGGCGGCGTTAACTTCTCCCATGTCCACGGCACACAAATGCCCGCCTCGGCCACCGCGCACCGACCGGAACTGGCGGGTCGCGCCTTTGAGGCCATGGGCGTTTCGCTGGTGATTCACCCGAACAATCCTTACGTGCCCACCAGCCACGCCAACGTGCGCTTTTTTATCGCCGAAAAAGAAGGCGCTGAACCTGTGTGGTGGTTTGGCGGCGGTTACGACCTTACGCCCTATTACGGCAACGAAGAAGACTGCCAGCACTGGCACCAAACGGCGTTCGACGCTTGCCAGCCGTTCGGCGAGGATGTCTATCCACGCTACAAACAGTGGTGCGATGAGTACTTTTTTCTGAAGCACCGCGGCGAAGCACGCGGTGTGGGCGGTCTGTTTTTTGATGATGTGAACGAGGCCGGTTTCGAGCAGAGCTTTGCCTTTATGCGCGCGGTAGGTGACAGCTATGTGCCTGCCTACCAACCGATTGTGGCACGCCGCAAGAACCTCCCCTGGAGCGAGCGCGAGCGTCAGTTCCAGCTTTACCGCCGCGGTCGCTATGTAGAATTCAATCTGGTTTATGACCGGGGTACGTTGTTCGGCTTGCAAACCGGCGGACGAACCGAGTCTATACTCATGTCCCTGCCGCCGCTGGTGCGCTGGGAGTACGATTGGCAGCCGGAAGCAGGATCTCCGGAAGCCGCCCTTTATGATCAGTTTTTACCGCCACGGAACTGGCTCATACAACAATAA
- the dprA gene encoding DNA-processing protein DprA, producing MLSHPKAIRILQRLPQLGISRFWQLMNRFPSAIDVLHRPVAELASVMKPATLDALTIWQQQPDLHPLSRQIDLEDEWLAQQADCHLIAFDDPRYPALLKEISRPPPLLYVRGNPDCLALPQLAIVGSRTPSPTGADNALQFARFLAGNGFVITSGLAKGIDGQAHSGAVSVNAQTIAVLGTGIDRVYPLQHRSLATQILANGGALISEFPPGTKAEASHFPQRNRIISGMSQGTLVVEAAVKSGSLITARMALEQNREVFAIPGSIHNPLARGCHQLIREGATLVESAADIVEQLGGLLAWHQQQSIPADALPDISPFQQQVLEQMGFDPVDMDLLIERLDCDIGTLGATLIELQLQQRVAETRDGFYRLK from the coding sequence ATGCTCTCTCACCCCAAAGCCATCCGTATTCTGCAACGCCTGCCGCAACTGGGTATTTCCCGTTTCTGGCAGTTGATGAACCGCTTTCCCTCTGCCATTGACGTGTTGCATCGCCCCGTGGCTGAACTGGCCAGCGTGATGAAACCGGCCACCCTCGATGCCTTGACGATATGGCAACAGCAACCGGACCTGCATCCGCTCAGTCGGCAAATTGATCTGGAAGATGAGTGGCTGGCGCAACAGGCGGATTGCCACCTCATCGCCTTTGACGACCCGCGCTACCCCGCCCTGTTAAAAGAAATCTCCCGACCACCACCGCTGCTGTATGTGAGAGGAAACCCGGACTGCCTTGCGCTGCCCCAGCTGGCTATTGTCGGCAGCCGCACGCCGAGCCCGACCGGCGCGGACAACGCGTTGCAGTTCGCCCGCTTTTTGGCTGGCAATGGTTTTGTTATTACCAGCGGGCTGGCCAAAGGCATCGATGGCCAGGCACATTCGGGGGCGGTGAGCGTCAACGCTCAAACCATCGCCGTGCTGGGCACGGGCATCGATCGTGTTTATCCCTTGCAACATCGTTCACTGGCCACACAAATTCTTGCCAACGGCGGCGCTCTGATCAGCGAATTTCCCCCCGGCACCAAGGCCGAGGCAAGTCATTTCCCCCAGCGAAATCGCATTATCAGTGGCATGAGCCAGGGCACGCTGGTGGTGGAAGCCGCAGTCAAAAGCGGCTCATTGATTACCGCCCGCATGGCGCTGGAGCAGAACCGCGAAGTGTTCGCTATTCCGGGTTCCATTCACAACCCGCTCGCCCGAGGCTGCCACCAACTGATCCGCGAAGGCGCCACGCTGGTGGAAAGCGCAGCGGATATTGTTGAACAACTGGGCGGTTTACTGGCCTGGCACCAGCAACAGAGCATCCCTGCCGATGCGCTGCCGGACATTTCCCCCTTCCAGCAACAAGTGCTGGAGCAAATGGGCTTTGATCCGGTAGATATGGACTTGTTAATAGAGCGGCTGGATTGCGATATCGGCACCCTGGGCGCAACCCTGATAGAGCTGCAATTGCAGCAGCGGGTTGCCGAAACGCGGGACGGTTTTTACCGGTTGAAGTAA
- a CDS encoding MgtC/SapB family protein produces MSDTLELVKQTLAQEFSDLSNVGEMTTVIVRLSIAAMLGGLLGWEREQQGKDAGIRTHMLVCIGAALFILIPHQAGISDAEMSRVIQGVIAGIGFLCAGAIIKGSDERHVTGLTTAAGIWLTAAIGVAVGLGRELTAILCTLLAWGILNVIPRFQRTHKENPEK; encoded by the coding sequence GTGAGCGATACTCTCGAACTGGTCAAACAAACCCTGGCACAGGAATTTTCTGATCTTAGCAATGTGGGCGAAATGACCACCGTTATTGTCCGCCTGTCGATAGCAGCCATGTTGGGCGGACTGCTCGGCTGGGAACGGGAACAGCAAGGCAAAGATGCGGGCATTCGTACCCATATGCTGGTGTGTATTGGCGCCGCATTGTTTATTCTCATTCCCCATCAGGCCGGTATTTCCGACGCCGAAATGAGCCGGGTGATTCAGGGCGTGATCGCCGGTATCGGCTTTCTCTGCGCCGGGGCAATTATCAAAGGCAGCGACGAACGGCATGTCACTGGCCTTACCACCGCCGCCGGCATCTGGCTCACCGCGGCCATCGGCGTTGCCGTGGGTCTGGGCCGCGAACTTACTGCTATTTTGTGTACGCTACTCGCCTGGGGCATTCTCAATGTTATCCCCCGTTTCCAGCGCACCCACAAAGAAAACCCGGAAAAATGA
- a CDS encoding cytochrome b, with product MSAQLPLADNRHYTATAKWLHWSMAALWLAAWVLGVLAVYWRDTLNPHHGLTFWHKAIASTLLFLIVIRLAWRWTHPVPSLPDTMSAQMQLLAHRGHRLLYAVALIALPISGWAWSSVADKPIMVLGWFSLPHILPTWPEAYDTVKWLHISLAWFCGALVGGHILVALKHHWRDRDGVLESMLPRRRH from the coding sequence ATGTCCGCCCAATTACCACTGGCTGACAACCGGCATTACACCGCTACCGCCAAGTGGTTGCACTGGTCGATGGCCGCCCTCTGGCTGGCCGCATGGGTACTGGGTGTGCTGGCGGTTTACTGGCGCGATACGCTTAACCCGCACCACGGGCTGACCTTCTGGCACAAGGCCATCGCCAGTACCCTGTTATTTTTGATCGTAATACGTCTGGCCTGGCGCTGGACTCACCCGGTGCCATCGCTACCCGACACCATGAGCGCACAGATGCAGTTACTGGCGCACCGGGGGCACCGCTTGCTGTATGCCGTGGCATTGATTGCCCTGCCGATATCCGGCTGGGCGTGGAGCTCGGTGGCAGACAAGCCGATTATGGTGCTCGGCTGGTTTTCATTACCGCATATTTTGCCTACCTGGCCCGAGGCTTACGACACAGTGAAATGGTTACATATCAGTCTGGCGTGGTTTTGCGGGGCATTGGTTGGCGGACACATTTTAGTCGCATTGAAACATCACTGGCGCGATCGTGATGGTGTGCTGGAAAGCATGCTGCCCCGCCGTCGCCACTAA
- the aroE gene encoding shikimate dehydrogenase, translated as MTDLYAVFGNPIHHSKSPHIHRHFAEQTGQDMHYNRQLVAEDAFRDTAAQFFADGGKGLNITVPFKLEAFALADRLTERAQRAGAVNTLARQADGLLLGDNTDGIGMVHDMHNLGWELRGKRILVLGAGGAVRGILQPLLEEQPASVTIANRTREKAQQLVMSFQDLGTLQACSFPELAGQTFDVVINGTSASLNGELPPLPAGVLAENAHCYDMMYAAEPTVFLQWAEQQGAGKTADGLGMLVGQAAEAFYIWRQIRPEVVPVITAIRRQMNEKSAK; from the coding sequence ATGACAGACTTGTACGCCGTTTTTGGTAACCCCATCCATCACAGCAAATCGCCGCACATTCACCGCCATTTCGCCGAACAAACCGGCCAGGACATGCATTACAACCGCCAACTGGTGGCCGAGGATGCCTTCCGGGACACAGCGGCACAATTTTTTGCAGACGGTGGCAAAGGCCTGAACATTACCGTGCCCTTCAAGCTGGAAGCTTTCGCCTTGGCCGACCGCCTGACCGAGCGGGCACAACGAGCGGGTGCGGTTAATACCCTGGCGCGGCAAGCGGATGGTTTGTTACTGGGCGATAACACCGACGGTATTGGCATGGTGCACGATATGCACAATCTCGGCTGGGAACTGCGCGGCAAGCGCATTCTGGTGCTGGGTGCCGGCGGCGCGGTACGCGGTATTTTGCAGCCTTTACTCGAAGAACAACCCGCGTCGGTCACCATTGCCAACCGCACCCGTGAAAAGGCGCAACAACTGGTGATGTCGTTTCAGGACCTCGGCACTCTGCAAGCCTGCAGTTTTCCCGAACTGGCAGGGCAAACTTTTGACGTAGTGATCAACGGCACATCAGCCAGCCTGAACGGCGAATTACCGCCCTTGCCGGCCGGTGTGCTGGCAGAGAACGCGCACTGCTACGACATGATGTATGCCGCAGAGCCGACGGTTTTTCTGCAATGGGCCGAACAACAAGGCGCGGGCAAAACAGCAGACGGGCTGGGCATGCTGGTGGGCCAGGCCGCTGAAGCTTTTTACATCTGGCGGCAAATCCGCCCGGAAGTGGTACCGGTGATTACCGCGATCCGTCGGCAAATGAACGAAAAATCGGCGAAATAA
- a CDS encoding DoxX family protein, translating to MSALKNLINPGQQWSSLALRVPLGIIFAAHGAQKLFGWFGGYGLEGTGQWMASIGLEPGYLMALAAGSAEFFGGLFLLIGLLTRPAAAVLAITMVVAIFSTHISNGLFMANNGYEFALALLAGVTALALSGGGRLSADQALVKAL from the coding sequence ATGAGCGCATTAAAAAATTTGATTAACCCAGGTCAACAATGGTCTTCTCTGGCACTGCGCGTACCGCTCGGCATTATCTTTGCCGCCCACGGCGCTCAAAAGCTGTTCGGCTGGTTTGGCGGTTACGGTCTGGAAGGCACCGGTCAATGGATGGCATCGATTGGTTTGGAACCGGGTTATCTGATGGCGCTTGCCGCCGGCTCGGCAGAATTTTTCGGTGGTTTATTCCTGCTGATTGGCCTGCTCACCCGCCCTGCCGCAGCGGTACTGGCAATCACCATGGTGGTAGCCATTTTCAGCACCCACATTAGCAACGGTTTGTTTATGGCCAATAACGGTTATGAGTTTGCGCTGGCATTACTGGCGGGTGTTACGGCGCTGGCACTGTCCGGTGGCGGTCGCCTGAGTGCTGACCAGGCGCTGGTCAAAGCACTGTAA
- a CDS encoding methyl-accepting chemotaxis protein produces MLLFKRRVEAGADEVERLVVQNDLTVTLPGESSLAQRLNVFIRRLQQQIGVSLQAAVGIAAHAPRLEAIARDTEQQGQALAQSASLIASASEEISATLDAELVPGAVHLSELASHVAGRLREGESNSAQVLQQVNSIHHSEQLLANEIHLLGQRLEEVTQVIGLIGNISRQTNLLALNAAIEAARAGNHGRGFAVVADEVRRLAGHTTEATEQVSSIIDAFRDSMSRLGDAGSEMHHAVQAGQQGMTGVNQGLADARQAMDELDQRVASMATGMSQIGTAVKTVNSDVHTIAQVADGLIDKAGQVHQQSQRVRSEGDRLLEGLGSFQLEVHRDVHAAVVQLTHRLAGDASLAGAEQVMRQTLQRDHRFELLYLVGRDGVQVSENIPAADIQLVDQQSARGRNWSSREWFSGVIRSGEPVMTPVYRSSATDAFCFTLSAPVRDVNGQLLYVLGADVRLSALMTRRDAEQPRRAFA; encoded by the coding sequence ATGTTGTTATTCAAACGCCGGGTAGAAGCAGGGGCAGACGAGGTCGAGCGTCTGGTGGTACAAAACGATTTAACCGTAACCTTGCCCGGTGAGTCCTCACTGGCGCAGCGGCTCAATGTATTTATCCGGCGGCTGCAACAGCAGATTGGCGTCAGTTTACAGGCGGCGGTAGGTATTGCCGCCCATGCTCCCCGCCTTGAAGCCATTGCCCGCGACACCGAACAACAGGGGCAGGCATTGGCACAATCTGCCAGCCTGATTGCCAGTGCCAGCGAAGAAATCAGCGCGACGCTGGACGCCGAGCTGGTGCCGGGCGCTGTGCATCTCAGTGAGCTGGCCAGTCATGTCGCCGGGCGCTTGCGGGAAGGTGAAAGCAACAGCGCGCAGGTATTGCAGCAAGTAAATAGCATCCATCACAGCGAGCAATTACTGGCCAATGAAATCCATTTGCTGGGCCAGCGACTGGAAGAAGTGACCCAGGTGATTGGCCTGATTGGCAATATTTCCCGCCAAACCAACTTGCTGGCTTTGAACGCGGCCATCGAAGCGGCGCGCGCCGGTAATCACGGTCGCGGTTTTGCGGTAGTGGCCGATGAGGTGCGGCGGCTGGCGGGGCATACCACGGAAGCGACCGAGCAGGTTAGTAGCATTATCGATGCTTTTCGCGACAGTATGAGCCGATTGGGCGATGCCGGCAGTGAAATGCACCATGCCGTGCAAGCCGGGCAGCAGGGTATGACGGGCGTTAATCAGGGGCTGGCCGATGCCCGTCAGGCCATGGACGAACTGGATCAGCGGGTGGCGTCCATGGCCACCGGCATGTCGCAAATCGGCACGGCGGTAAAAACGGTCAATAGCGATGTGCATACCATTGCGCAGGTGGCCGATGGCCTGATCGACAAGGCGGGACAGGTACACCAACAAAGTCAGCGGGTGCGCAGCGAAGGTGATCGCTTGCTGGAAGGGTTGGGCAGTTTTCAACTGGAAGTGCATCGCGATGTACACGCGGCGGTGGTGCAATTGACGCACCGTCTGGCCGGTGATGCGTCTTTGGCCGGCGCCGAGCAGGTGATGCGCCAGACCTTGCAGCGCGATCACCGCTTCGAGCTGTTGTATCTGGTGGGGCGTGACGGTGTGCAGGTTTCCGAAAATATCCCCGCCGCCGATATACAGCTGGTGGATCAACAATCGGCCAGGGGGCGCAACTGGTCGTCCAGAGAGTGGTTTTCCGGGGTGATTCGCAGCGGCGAACCGGTGATGACGCCGGTGTATCGTTCGTCTGCCACGGATGCTTTTTGTTTCACCCTGTCTGCACCGGTGAGGGATGTTAACGGTCAGCTGCTCTATGTATTGGGGGCGGATGTGCGCTTGTCGGCTTTGATGACCCGGCGGGACGCTGAGCAACCCCGGCGCGCTTTCGCTTGA
- a CDS encoding LysR family transcriptional regulator — protein MLHPVLTLEALRVLDAIDRKGSFGAAAESLFKVPSALSYTVQKLESDLGVTLFDRSRQRAQLTVAGKLLVEQGRMLLQAATRLEDAVRQLESGWETRLRIARDTILPGQPLWQLVQAFNQLDKQVALHLSEEVLGGAWDALISDRCDLTLGASGELPKGIFEYHLMGEVEFVFAVAPDHPLTLHKGPVDAAAIRAFPTVVVADSSQTSPSRSSGLLESRQTVRVATMGAKIEAQLQGIGVGFLPRHLIDDPLAQHQLVVLPCSVPRPAIPVYMAWRKGETGKALAWFVEACKATRWLPASDKKVV, from the coding sequence ATGCTGCATCCGGTACTTACGCTCGAGGCGCTCCGTGTTCTGGATGCTATTGATCGCAAAGGCAGTTTTGGCGCCGCCGCCGAAAGCCTTTTCAAGGTGCCTTCGGCCTTGTCCTATACGGTGCAGAAGTTGGAGAGCGATCTGGGGGTGACCTTATTTGACCGCAGCCGGCAGCGTGCGCAACTGACGGTCGCTGGCAAGCTGCTGGTAGAGCAGGGGCGGATGTTGTTGCAAGCCGCTACCCGGCTTGAGGATGCGGTACGCCAGCTGGAATCCGGCTGGGAAACCCGCCTGCGCATCGCCCGGGACACTATTTTGCCGGGGCAGCCGCTCTGGCAACTGGTGCAGGCGTTTAACCAGCTCGATAAACAGGTGGCACTGCATCTGTCGGAAGAAGTGCTGGGCGGTGCCTGGGATGCGTTGATTTCCGACCGTTGCGATTTGACGCTGGGCGCCAGCGGCGAGTTGCCGAAAGGAATTTTTGAATATCACCTGATGGGCGAAGTGGAATTTGTTTTTGCCGTCGCCCCGGATCACCCGCTGACCCTGCACAAGGGGCCGGTCGATGCCGCCGCCATTCGCGCGTTTCCTACCGTGGTGGTGGCGGATTCTTCACAGACCTCACCGTCGCGCTCTTCCGGTTTACTGGAGAGCCGGCAAACGGTACGCGTGGCGACCATGGGAGCAAAAATTGAGGCTCAGTTGCAGGGTATCGGCGTCGGGTTCTTGCCCCGGCATTTGATCGATGATCCGCTGGCGCAGCATCAGCTGGTGGTTTTGCCCTGCTCGGTGCCGCGCCCGGCTATTCCGGTGTATATGGCATGGCGCAAGGGAGAAACGGGCAAGGCTTTGGCGTGGTTTGTCGAGGCCTGCAAGGCAACCCGCTGGTTGCCCGCCAGTGATAAAAAAGTAGTTTAG
- a CDS encoding pirin family protein produces MITVRRSEERGSGHFDWLNSRHTFSFGSYYDTRFMGFSALRVINDDEVVPGAGFPTHGHSDMEIISYVLEGEIAHRDSEGNIARLPAGEFQLMSAGRGITHSEFNASVTAPLKFLQIWIQPNVYGQTPGYQQKDFGENKGLTLVISPDGEAGSLTIKQDARLYQLLLEGKESVELPVASERRAYIHVIEGELHLGNHRLQPGDGVAIEDEKDVLTLMANNSAVKALVFDLP; encoded by the coding sequence ATGATTACAGTAAGACGCAGTGAAGAACGCGGCAGTGGCCATTTTGACTGGCTCAACAGTCGCCATACGTTTTCTTTTGGCAGTTATTACGATACCCGCTTCATGGGCTTTTCCGCCCTGCGGGTAATCAACGACGATGAAGTTGTGCCGGGCGCCGGGTTTCCTACCCACGGTCACAGCGATATGGAAATTATCAGCTACGTCCTGGAAGGGGAAATTGCCCACCGCGACAGCGAAGGCAACATTGCCCGCTTGCCCGCCGGGGAGTTCCAGCTGATGTCGGCAGGCAGGGGAATCACCCATAGCGAGTTCAATGCCTCGGTTACCGCCCCGCTGAAATTTTTACAAATCTGGATTCAGCCGAATGTGTATGGCCAAACACCCGGCTACCAGCAAAAAGATTTTGGCGAGAACAAAGGGCTGACGCTGGTCATCAGCCCGGATGGCGAAGCCGGCAGCCTGACAATCAAACAGGATGCCAGACTTTACCAGCTGCTGCTGGAGGGCAAGGAGTCAGTGGAATTGCCGGTTGCCAGTGAGCGCCGTGCTTACATTCACGTTATCGAAGGCGAACTGCACCTCGGCAACCATCGCTTGCAGCCAGGAGATGGTGTTGCCATCGAAGATGAAAAAGACGTGCTGACATTAATGGCCAATAACAGCGCCGTTAAAGCCCTGGTATTCGACTTGCCGTAA
- a CDS encoding L-threonylcarbamoyladenylate synthase, translating into MTDWYRHPRIQHVARVMRGGGVVAYPTEAVWGLGCNPYDQQAVERLLALKHRPVHKGLILLAADMAQVAPFLEGIDDLQRQRLKNSWPGPVTWLVPDNGLAPPWITGHFDSLAIRVTNHPIAAALAKAFDGPIVSTSANPQGREPAKDLLSLRRYFRTELDAIAAGSLGNRSKPSEIRDLGTGQIVRPG; encoded by the coding sequence ATGACCGACTGGTACCGACATCCCCGAATTCAACACGTTGCCCGCGTTATGCGCGGTGGAGGTGTGGTCGCCTACCCGACGGAAGCCGTATGGGGGCTGGGTTGCAACCCCTACGACCAGCAAGCGGTAGAGCGCTTGTTAGCGCTGAAACACCGCCCGGTTCATAAAGGGCTGATTTTGCTGGCCGCCGATATGGCGCAAGTTGCACCCTTTCTGGAAGGCATTGATGACTTGCAACGCCAGCGCCTGAAAAACTCCTGGCCTGGCCCGGTCACCTGGCTGGTGCCCGACAACGGCCTGGCGCCGCCGTGGATTACCGGTCATTTTGATAGCCTGGCAATCCGGGTTACCAACCACCCGATTGCGGCCGCGCTGGCAAAAGCGTTTGATGGCCCCATCGTTTCCACCTCGGCCAACCCGCAAGGGCGTGAACCGGCGAAAGATTTATTAAGCCTGCGCCGTTACTTTCGCACCGAACTTGACGCTATTGCCGCCGGATCGCTGGGTAATCGCAGCAAACCTTCGGAAATTCGCGACCTGGGCACCGGACAGATTGTTCGTCCGGGCTGA